CATCAGCTAACATGAAGTGTGGGAAGAAACCAGCACCAATTTTGTTACTGATCCAGAATACTGGAAGTAAATAAGCTATAATTAGTACAATGTACTGTGCAACTTGTGTCCAAGTTACTCCTCTCATACCACCTAGCATTGAACATAATAAAATACTTATTAATCCAACGTATACAGCGTATTGAAACGGAATATCTAGAGCAACAGATGCAATAGTACCTGTAGCGTTAATTTGTGCAGTCACATATGTAAATGAGGCAACAGTTAATACTATTACCGCACATAGTCTTGCTAAATTACCACCGTATCTTGTACCAACGAAATCTGGAACTGTGTAACAGCCAAATTTTCTTAGGTATGGTGCTAATAAAGATGCAACTAACACGTAACCACCAGTCCAACCCACAAGTAACGCCATGTAACCGTAACCTTTGAAGTAAATACCACCTGCCATTGCAACGAATGATGCACCAGACATCCAGTCTGCTGCAGTCGCCATACCGTTGAATACAGTAGGTACTTGTCTTCCAGCTACGTAGTAAGCGTCAGCTTGAGCTGTACGTGATAGCCAACCAATTATTGCATAGATGGCTACTGTAAAAGCAACGAAACAAATTCCGATTGCTTTTGCAGACATACCAGCTGATTCTGCAATTGCCATTATGATTATGAAAGCTAAAAAACCTCCAGTATAGATTCCATAAACTTTTGGCAAATTGTCTATAAAATTACCTTTTAACATTAATCGCCTCCTTTTTCAGAAAAGCCGAACTCTTCATCAATTTTTTCTTGTCTGTTCGCAAACCAGAAAATTAGGATTACGAAAATTCCAAGAGAACCTTGACAAGTGAACCAATACGTTAGTGGATAACCAAAAGGTCCACCGACTTCGTTCATCTCAGCTCCAAAAAGGAAGATACCCATTGAGAACACAGCCCAGATTGCTAAAGTGATAAATAGCAATGCTCTGGTCTTTTCCCAGTGTTGTGCTTGTTTAGACATTATATCTCTCTCCTTGTTAGTTATAACTGGCAAAAACTCTAACCATTATGAAATGGATTTAAAGTGTAAAAATTGCTCAAAATAGGGACATTTTGCTCTATAACTGATAAAAAAGCCTAAATTTATGTCAAAATACAAATTAACGTGGCGAGATTTGAAATTTTCAGATTTCAAAGTTTATTTATTTGCTTTGTTTAAAGCATTTATCCCTAAAAAAAAGTTAAAAAATTTAGATGATCTTGAGGAGTTTATTCAAACAAAGTCAGCGTGGGTAGCACAAGTTACTCTTTATAGTTATTTAAAAACAAGAATGGGAACAAGGTACGTTTTACATTTCGAAAATGATGAGTTTATGAAGTCAGTTAATCTTGCAAAGTGGAATATTTATGCAGTTTCTCTTCAAGATTTAACTTTTTATGTATTTTCGTATTTAAAAATAAACTTTCAATTTCAAGATTTAGAAAAAGCAAAAGAGATTTTTAATAACATTTTAGATGATGAAACTTCAAATAAGATGCCACAAGATATTATTGAAGAAACAAAAAGTACTTTTGAAGAAAGATTAGATAAAATGAATTGGGATAATCAAGTAAACGATTATCCATTTAACCAAAGCGCACTCTCTTTATTCAAGTGGGCTCCAATAGCAGATGAATTAAAAAATCTTGACCGTAAAATCGTTTTAAACTCAATGATATTAAAGTGGGATATTATAAAAAAAGAATTTAGTGAGAGAATTGAGTTTTAAATATTTTTTCTATTTTCTACCAAACTATCTACAACAGATGGATCAGCTAATGTAGTAGTATCACCTAGCTGATCATGTTCATTAGCAGCTATCTTTCTTAAAATTCTTCTCATGATTTTTCCAGATCTTGTTTTTGGTAAGCCAGGTGAAAAATGAATTATGTCAGGAGTTGCTAAAGGACCAATTTGTTTTCTAACCCAAAGTTTTAAGTCTCTTTCAAGTTCTCCATTTTCTTGCTCACCGGCATTTAAAGTAACATAACAATACAAACCATTACCTTTAATGTCGTGTGGATAGCCCACTACAGCAGCCTCAGCTACTTTTGGATGAGCTACAAATGCACTTTCAATTTCGGCAGTTCCTAAATTATGTCCTGAAACGATGATAACATCATCAACTCTTCCTGTTATCCAGTAGTAGCCATCTTTGTCTCTTCTACACCCGTCTCCAGTGAAATATTTTCCATCAAATTGAGAGAAATAAGTATCTATAAATCTTTGATGATCACCATAAACAGTTCTCATTTGGCCTGGCCAAGATTGAGAAATACACAATCTACCTTCACCAGCTCCTTTGATTTCATTTCCATCTTTATCAACTAATGATGGCTTAATTCCATAGAATGGTTTTGTTGCTGAACCTGGTTTTAGGTTGATAGCACCAGTTTGGGGTGCAATCATTATTCCACCAGTTTCTGTTTGCCACCAAGTATCAACAATTGGGCATTTTGAATTTCCAACTGTTTTATAATACCACATCCATGCTTCTGGATTAATTGGCTCACCTACAGTTCCCAAAAGTTTTAAAGATTTTCTAGAAGTTTTTTTAACAGGTCCATCACCTTCTCTCATTAGCGCTCTTATAGCTGTTGGAGCTGTGTAAAAAATATTCACTTTGTATTTATCAATTATTTGCCACCACCTTGAGCTATCCGGATAAGTTGGTATTCCTTCGAACATTATTGTTGTTGCTCCGTTAGCTAGAGGACCATAAATGATATAACTATGACCTGTCACCCAACCAATATCAGCTGTACACCAATAAATATCTTTTGGTTTATAATTGAAAATATATTCGTGTGTCATCGAAGCATACACCATATAACCACCTGTTGTATGAAGAACCCCTTTAGGTTTGCCTGTTGAACCAGATGTATAAAGTATGAACATCGGATCTTCTGCGTTCATTTCTTCAGGTTCACAATGATTAGATACATCTTTAATTAATTCATCATACCAAACGTCTCTGTCGTAATCCCAGCTTACAGAATTACCTGTTCTTTTAACTACAATACATTTTTTTACGTTTGGACAACTTCTTAAAGCTTCATCTGTAATTTCTTTTAAAGGAATAGTTTTTCCACCTCTTACTCCTTCATCAGCTGTGATTATATATTCAGACTCACAATCATTAACTCTTCCAGAAATAGAGTCTGCTGAAAATCCACCAAAAATTATAGAATGAATTGCTCCAATTCTTGTACAAGCCAACATAAGAACAGCAAGTTCAGGTATCATAGTTAAATAAATTGTTACTCTGTCACCTTTTTTAATTCCTAATTTCTTAAGACCATTAGCTGCTTTTGAAACTTTTTGATGTAGTTGTTTATATGAAATTTTTTGTGTATCTTTTGGATCGTCACCCACCCAAATAATTGCAGTTTCATCTTTTTTATTTTCTAAATGTCTATCTATGCAATTTGCCGAAGCATTAAGCGTTCCATCTTCGAACCATTTAATTCTAACATCAGTATTACTGTATTTTACATCTTTAATTTTAGAATAAGGTTTGATCCAGGTAATTCTTTTTCCTTCCTTCGCCCAAAATTCATTATTATTTTTTATAGAGTCATTATATTTCTTTGTATACTGTGCTTTACTTGCTAAGCTGTTTTTTACCCATTCAGATCTTGTCTTCAAAACAAGTTCCTGTTCTTTATTTTCTAAATTTTTTTTAATTCTTTTTTTGGTTTTTTTCTTTGATGACTTAGTTTTATTAGAAATTTTTTTTCTAGTTTTACTTTTTTTTACTTTTTTAAATTTTTTTTTTTTGACTTTTTTAGATGTTTTTTTTTTAGTTTTTCTTTTTTTCTTTTTAGTCATTCTATCTTTTACTCATTCTGTTAAGAATTTTCCAGCTTTTAGAATCAATTTTCATTACTGATAATCTACTTTGTTTAATTAAAGGTAATTGGCTTAGATCCTTAATTTTCTTAATTTCCTCTAATTTTACTGGTTTCTGAAATTTTTCTTTGAATTTTACGGTCACTGCTACAAATCTCCCGGTTTTATCGGTTTTATCCCTGTAAGCTTCTTTTATAACTTTAACGACTCCAACTATTTCTTTCCCAACATTAGAATGATAAAAAAAACAAAGATCACCTATTTTCATACTTTTCAGGTTGTTTGCAGCTTGATAGTTTCTTACTCCATCCCAAGGAGCACCTTCTGCTCCAGCTTTTATTTGTTGATCTAAAGACCAAACATCAGGCTCTGACTTTAATAACCAATAATTCATAATTATAATCTGTTAAGAATAAAATATTTTGAATATATTATAAATATACTTATGAGCTCTGAATTATCAAATTTAATTGACCTATATAAAAATAAAAAGTTTCTTCGGGCTGAAAAAAAATGCTCAGAATTAATTAAAAAAGTGAAACCCAATCATGATTTGTTAAATCTATATGCAATTATTTTATTTGAATTAAAAAAATATGAACAATCAATTGTTCAATTGAAAAAGTCAATTGAAATAAATCCAAATTATTTTCAAGGTTATAATAGTCTTGGAAATGTGTTTTTAAAAAAAAATGAACTTGATGAAGCAATTAAAAATTATGATAAAGCAATTGAACTTAAAAATGACTATTTTGAAGCTTACCATAATAGAGGTAATGCATACCTGAAATTAAAAAAAAAAGACAAAGCTATAAATAATTATAATTTGTCTACAAAGTATAATCCAAATTATTTAGCCGCCTATAAAAGCAAAGTAGACTTATATTATAACTTTAAGAATTATGAACAAGCTTTGATTGAAATAGAAAATGTTTTAAGATTAGATCCAAGCAATGATAAGATGTACCACAAAAAAGGAGATATCTTTACAGAAAAAAATCAATTAGATTTAGCATTAAGAAATTATGAAAACGCATATACTTTAAATCCTGACAAAGCATTTTTGCTAGGCAGTATTCAAATAACAAAAAATAAAATGTGTTATTGGAATGATTTTTTTCAATTAAAGAAAGAAGTAGAAAATAAAATTTTAGAAAATAAAAAAATTTCACCACCTTATACAGTAACTACAATTTATGACTCTCCTAAACTTCAACTAGAATGTAGTAAGGTTTGGCAAAGTGAATATAAATTTGAAAATAAAATAAATTTTAGATTTAATAAAAAATTTTCAAAAAAAATAAAAATTGGATTTTTTTCAGCAGATTTTAGAACACATGCCATGGGTCATTTAATGGTAAAAATGTTAGAGCAACATGATAAATCTATGTTTGAGCTTTATGGATTTTATTTTGGCCCTAAACTAAATCCAAGTGATGAATTACAAAATAGAATAATTAAATGTTTTAGTAATTTTATAGAAATTAGTTTAATGACAGATTTAGAGGTAACGGAACTTTGCAGAAAACTTGATATAGATATAGCGGTTGATTTTATGTGTTATACTGGAGACTATAATCGTTTTGGAGTATTTCTTCAAAGAGCTGCACCAATACAAGTCAATTTTTTAGGGTATCCTGGCACATCAGGATCAAAATGTATGGATTACATAGTTGCTGATAAAACTTTAATAACAGAAGACGAAAAAAAATTTTATTCAGAAAAAATAATTTACCTACCAGACACTTATCAGCCCAATGAAGACTTAAAGAAAGTTTCTGTAAATTCAATAAGCAAACAATCACTTGGTTTAACCGAAGGATCATTTGTTTTCTGTTGTTTTAATTCTCATCAAAAAATTAATCCAATTATTTTTGATGTATGGCTTGAAATTTTAAAAAAAACAGAAAAGAGTGTTCTGTGGTTACTGAAAGATAATAAATTCTCAGAAAAAAATATCAAATTATACTGTGAAAAAAATAAAGTAGACCCAGATAGATTAATATTTGCAGATCGCGTAGAGTTAGAGGATCATTTACAGAGAATTCAATATGCAGATTTATTTTTAGACACCTTTCCATATAATGCACATACGACTTGCAGTGATGCGTTAAGGATGAATATTCCTGTTTTAACCTTAAAAGGAAACTCTTTTGCTAGCAGAGTTGCCTCTAGTCTTCTCAATTCTCTTGATCTAAGTGAATTAATAACCCATGATTTAAATAATTATAAAGATGCTGCTTTAAAGATATATAAAGACCCTAGTTATTTAAAAAGTCTTAATGAAAAAATAAAGAATAATAAAGTTAAGTCTAATTTATTTAATTCCAAAATTTACACAAAAAATATTGAAAAGGCCTATCAGTCAATTTATAAAAATTATATTGATGGTAATAAACCACAAGACTTAGAGTTATAGTTTTACTCCCGCGCCTTTTAAAAATTTAGCGCTTTTATCTAACTGCCACCTTGGATTAGCAGCATAGTCTAGAGTATTAAATTCTTTATTTTTGTATTTTTCTAAACCAACCATAGCAATCATTGCAGCATTATCACCACACAATTCTTTTGAAGGAAATATAGGCTCATATTTTCTCTCATTACAAAGATCAGAAAACATTATTCTAAGTTCTTTATTTGCTGCAACACCACCAGCTATCACAAATTTTTTATTTTTATTTTTTGTTAATTTTTCAAACTCATCAAAAGCAATGTTAGTTTTTTTATACATAATTTGTTTTATTGTTTCTTGAAATGAAGCTGCAATATCAAATTTATCTTGTTCTGATTTTATTGTTTTTGACAGTTTTAATATTGCTGTTTTTAGACCTGCGAATGAAAGATTACAACCACCTCTATTAATTATAGGTTTCGGTAATTTGTATCTATTAGGATCTCCCTTTTTAGCCAACACTTCTATCTGTGGACCACCCGGAAATTCAATGTTTAGTAATTTAGCAGTTTTGTCAAACGCCTCACCTAATGCATCATCGATAGTGGTACCTAAACGTTGATAACTTCCAAGTTTGTTTATACTTAAATATTGTGAATGACCACCAGAAATTAAAAGTAACAAATAAGGATAATTTAAGTTTGCATTTAGTTTTGGACTAAGCGCATGACCCTCTAAATGATTAACAGCAATAAATGGTTTTTTAATACAGTTAGCAAAACTTTTTCCAAAACTTAGACCTACCGATAGACAAACAACTAGTCCTGGACCTGCTGTTGAAGCAACTGCATCAATTTCATTAGCTTTAATCCTACTGTCATTAATTGCTTTTTTTGTAATTAGATCAATTTTCTCTAAATGAGATCTAGCTGCTAACTCAGGAACTACACCTCCAAATTCCTTATGAACATCAATCTGACTTGATATTATGTTTGATAATATAATAGGTTTACCGTTTTTATCTTCAGTTAGTATTGCTGCAGCTGTTTCGTCACAACTAGATTCGATTCCAAGAATTATTGGTTTTTTTGTCATAAAATAAATTATTATAAATTGTAAAATCTGAATAAAAAAGTGAATTTAAAAATATGAATAAAGAAATAATTATTGGAACCCGAGGAAGTAAACTTGCATTGATTTATGCACAAAAGGTAAAAGATCAACTTATAAAACTTGCCAATATTTCAGATGAACAAATTAAATTAAAAGAAATTGTAACAAAAGGCGATCAAGTAAAAGACAAAAGACTCTCTGAAATTGGAGGGAAGGGCTTATTTTCCAAAAATATTGAAATTGAATTATTAGAAGGCAATATAGATGTTGCTGTTCATGCACTTAAAGATATGCCCG
The DNA window shown above is from alpha proteobacterium HIMB5 and carries:
- a CDS encoding putative membrane protein (TIGRFAM: putative solute:sodium symporter small subunit); protein product: MSKQAQHWEKTRALLFITLAIWAVFSMGIFLFGAEMNEVGGPFGYPLTYWFTCQGSLGIFVILIFWFANRQEKIDEEFGFSEKGGD
- a CDS encoding O-sialoglycoprotein endopeptidase (PFAM: Glycoprotease family~TIGRFAM: putative glycoprotease GCP; metallohydrolase, glycoprotease/Kae1 family), producing the protein MTKKPIILGIESSCDETAAAILTEDKNGKPIILSNIISSQIDVHKEFGGVVPELAARSHLEKIDLITKKAINDSRIKANEIDAVASTAGPGLVVCLSVGLSFGKSFANCIKKPFIAVNHLEGHALSPKLNANLNYPYLLLLISGGHSQYLSINKLGSYQRLGTTIDDALGEAFDKTAKLLNIEFPGGPQIEVLAKKGDPNRYKLPKPIINRGGCNLSFAGLKTAILKLSKTIKSEQDKFDIAASFQETIKQIMYKKTNIAFDEFEKLTKNKNKKFVIAGGVAANKELRIMFSDLCNERKYEPIFPSKELCGDNAAMIAMVGLEKYKNKEFNTLDYAANPRWQLDKSAKFLKGAGVKL
- a CDS encoding hypothetical protein (PFAM: conserved hypothetical protein), which gives rise to MNYWLLKSEPDVWSLDQQIKAGAEGAPWDGVRNYQAANNLKSMKIGDLCFFYHSNVGKEIVGVVKVIKEAYRDKTDKTGRFVAVTVKFKEKFQKPVKLEEIKKIKDLSQLPLIKQSRLSVMKIDSKSWKILNRMSKR
- a CDS encoding acetyl-coenzyme A synthetase (PFAM: Domain of unknown function (DUF3448); AMP-binding enzyme~TIGRFAM: acetate--CoA ligase), with product MTKKKKRKTKKKTSKKVKKKKFKKVKKSKTRKKISNKTKSSKKKTKKRIKKNLENKEQELVLKTRSEWVKNSLASKAQYTKKYNDSIKNNNEFWAKEGKRITWIKPYSKIKDVKYSNTDVRIKWFEDGTLNASANCIDRHLENKKDETAIIWVGDDPKDTQKISYKQLHQKVSKAANGLKKLGIKKGDRVTIYLTMIPELAVLMLACTRIGAIHSIIFGGFSADSISGRVNDCESEYIITADEGVRGGKTIPLKEITDEALRSCPNVKKCIVVKRTGNSVSWDYDRDVWYDELIKDVSNHCEPEEMNAEDPMFILYTSGSTGKPKGVLHTTGGYMVYASMTHEYIFNYKPKDIYWCTADIGWVTGHSYIIYGPLANGATTIMFEGIPTYPDSSRWWQIIDKYKVNIFYTAPTAIRALMREGDGPVKKTSRKSLKLLGTVGEPINPEAWMWYYKTVGNSKCPIVDTWWQTETGGIMIAPQTGAINLKPGSATKPFYGIKPSLVDKDGNEIKGAGEGRLCISQSWPGQMRTVYGDHQRFIDTYFSQFDGKYFTGDGCRRDKDGYYWITGRVDDVIIVSGHNLGTAEIESAFVAHPKVAEAAVVGYPHDIKGNGLYCYVTLNAGEQENGELERDLKLWVRKQIGPLATPDIIHFSPGLPKTRSGKIMRRILRKIAANEHDQLGDTTTLADPSVVDSLVENRKNI
- a CDS encoding tetratricopeptide repeat protein (PFAM: Tetratricopeptide repeat): MSSELSNLIDLYKNKKFLRAEKKCSELIKKVKPNHDLLNLYAIILFELKKYEQSIVQLKKSIEINPNYFQGYNSLGNVFLKKNELDEAIKNYDKAIELKNDYFEAYHNRGNAYLKLKKKDKAINNYNLSTKYNPNYLAAYKSKVDLYYNFKNYEQALIEIENVLRLDPSNDKMYHKKGDIFTEKNQLDLALRNYENAYTLNPDKAFLLGSIQITKNKMCYWNDFFQLKKEVENKILENKKISPPYTVTTIYDSPKLQLECSKVWQSEYKFENKINFRFNKKFSKKIKIGFFSADFRTHAMGHLMVKMLEQHDKSMFELYGFYFGPKLNPSDELQNRIIKCFSNFIEISLMTDLEVTELCRKLDIDIAVDFMCYTGDYNRFGVFLQRAAPIQVNFLGYPGTSGSKCMDYIVADKTLITEDEKKFYSEKIIYLPDTYQPNEDLKKVSVNSISKQSLGLTEGSFVFCCFNSHQKINPIIFDVWLEILKKTEKSVLWLLKDNKFSEKNIKLYCEKNKVDPDRLIFADRVELEDHLQRIQYADLFLDTFPYNAHTTCSDALRMNIPVLTLKGNSFASRVASSLLNSLDLSELITHDLNNYKDAALKIYKDPSYLKSLNEKIKNNKVKSNLFNSKIYTKNIEKAYQSIYKNYIDGNKPQDLEL